The proteins below are encoded in one region of Halorarum halophilum:
- a CDS encoding DUF7471 family protein → MNPASLEIGHVGGPWYVLVLGLAAAGGAVLLGGGLAAFLQRRSRPYLLVALALGTLLARTALAVGATWGAVGEEVHHFGEHVLDVAMAGLVIAAVVYARRAGGTTT, encoded by the coding sequence ATGAATCCCGCGTCCCTCGAGATCGGCCACGTTGGCGGGCCCTGGTACGTGCTCGTCCTCGGTCTCGCGGCCGCCGGGGGAGCTGTGTTGCTCGGCGGGGGACTGGCCGCGTTCCTCCAGCGCAGGTCGCGCCCGTACCTGCTCGTCGCGCTCGCGCTCGGCACGCTCCTCGCGCGCACGGCGCTGGCCGTCGGCGCGACGTGGGGGGCAGTGGGCGAGGAGGTCCACCACTTCGGCGAGCACGTCCTCGACGTGGCGATGGCCGGGCTGGTCATCGCCGCGGTCGTCTACGCCCGTCGCGCGGGGGGGACGACGACGTGA
- a CDS encoding winged helix-turn-helix transcriptional regulator, whose translation MSDTPTRERVASYVRTHPGLHFNELVRRLDLAPGQAQYHLRGLTDDGDLCREEVSGRTHYFPPEFAPADRLLVSLLRRETARDVCLELLDRPWRPASLADDLGVARSTLEWHLDRLVDVDVVRKRRDERGRVTLVLADPERTARGLRTVRPSLPDRLLDRFTRLVDGLLEGD comes from the coding sequence GTGAGCGATACCCCGACCCGAGAGCGCGTCGCGTCCTACGTCCGGACCCACCCCGGACTCCACTTCAACGAGCTCGTCCGTCGGCTCGACCTCGCCCCCGGTCAGGCCCAGTACCACCTTCGGGGGCTCACCGACGACGGCGACCTGTGCCGCGAGGAGGTGTCCGGCCGGACCCACTACTTCCCGCCGGAGTTCGCCCCCGCCGACCGGCTGCTCGTCTCGCTGTTGCGCCGCGAGACGGCCCGCGACGTCTGCCTCGAACTGCTGGATCGTCCCTGGCGGCCGGCGTCGCTCGCGGACGACCTGGGGGTCGCCCGAAGCACGCTGGAGTGGCACCTCGACAGGCTCGTCGACGTCGACGTGGTCCGCAAGCGCCGCGACGAGCGAGGTAGGGTGACGCTCGTGCTCGCGGACCCGGAACGAACCGCTCGGGGACTTCGGACCGTCCGGCCGTCGCTCCCGGACCGCCTGCTCGACCGGTTCACCCGGCTGGTGGACGGGCTGCTGGAGGGCGACTGA
- a CDS encoding carboxymuconolactone decarboxylase family protein yields MVSDQTRQEIEEYLGQVPSWIDGLSEPAADHSWQVVRDLELGETELPNREKALVALGAAAALNCPYCIHFHTEEAKLEEVTEGGVTEAVNVAANVQYFSTILHGSQVDLDDFVEETSQIVDHIEEQQAASAGAD; encoded by the coding sequence ATGGTCTCGGATCAAACGCGGCAAGAAATCGAAGAGTACCTCGGACAGGTACCGAGCTGGATAGACGGACTCTCGGAGCCCGCCGCCGACCACAGCTGGCAGGTCGTGCGCGACCTCGAGTTGGGGGAGACGGAGCTTCCGAACCGGGAGAAGGCGCTCGTCGCGCTCGGGGCGGCGGCCGCGCTGAACTGTCCCTACTGCATCCACTTCCACACGGAGGAGGCGAAACTGGAGGAGGTCACGGAGGGCGGAGTAACCGAAGCGGTGAACGTCGCGGCCAACGTGCAGTACTTCTCGACGATCCTCCACGGGAGCCAGGTCGACCTCGACGACTTCGTCGAGGAGACGTCCCAGATCGTCGACCACATCGAGGAACAACAGGCGGCATCGGCGGGTGCCGACTGA
- a CDS encoding DUF7344 domain-containing protein — protein sequence MENIGRTLSFDDMIDALADVQRRKLLIALMEHNPQNDSPVAIADSDSEADAIKRLVTMNHVHLPKLADYGFIEWDSESHQVTKGPNFDEIRPLLELLDGHEDELPTDWL from the coding sequence ATGGAGAACATCGGCCGGACGCTTTCGTTCGACGACATGATCGACGCGTTAGCGGACGTTCAGCGTCGGAAACTGTTGATCGCGCTCATGGAGCACAACCCCCAGAACGATTCGCCGGTGGCCATCGCGGACTCCGACAGCGAAGCGGACGCCATCAAGCGCCTCGTGACGATGAATCACGTCCACCTGCCGAAACTAGCCGACTACGGGTTTATCGAGTGGGATTCGGAGAGTCACCAAGTGACGAAGGGTCCGAACTTCGACGAGATCAGGCCCCTGCTCGAACTGCTGGACGGCCACGAGGACGAACTCCCCACCGACTGGCTGTAA
- a CDS encoding DUF7405 family protein produces the protein MSDSDGPGGRARARDRRVPDADGGLSRRDFGRAAVAAGGAAALSACVERLRPAEPIPTGDGAAAHPTGQHEWNEFLDADDAGNDRLPRHHVFLYCSLPGDGPPDEDARTAVGDALDALDDAFAWGPEGLLHSTAYSPAYFDRYDASLPDSVDLPHPRTLAPFETPTFDEQDLLVHLASDRSDAILAAEEALTGERDSANETQFRAALTDAVTVDSRRTGFMEAGKPHEEGDDLSGVPQPNPIPEESPLFMGFIAGLRANQASESYVAIPDGPFAGGTTKVVSNWRQRLNDWYGEQDFDQRVMEMFSPAHSTQGLVEGVGEDLGDDSGIDEFLDDVVADAKEHGRVGHAQKAARANRDEEGNVKLLRRHVESTDDDEASLHFPALQRGISDFEAVREAMNGVDATEATPAVRQRVNNGILEYIFVRRRGYFLVPPRELRALPRPDGSA, from the coding sequence ATGAGTGACAGCGACGGGCCGGGGGGACGCGCCAGGGCGCGGGACCGGCGCGTTCCGGACGCCGACGGCGGGCTCTCGCGCCGCGATTTCGGGAGGGCGGCCGTGGCCGCCGGCGGGGCCGCCGCCCTCTCCGCCTGCGTCGAGCGCCTCCGACCGGCCGAGCCGATTCCGACCGGCGACGGCGCAGCCGCCCATCCGACCGGCCAGCACGAGTGGAACGAGTTCCTGGACGCCGACGACGCCGGCAACGACCGCCTGCCGCGCCACCACGTCTTCCTCTACTGCTCGCTCCCCGGCGACGGCCCGCCCGACGAGGACGCCCGGACCGCCGTCGGCGACGCCCTCGACGCGCTGGACGACGCGTTCGCGTGGGGGCCCGAGGGCCTGCTCCACTCGACCGCCTACTCCCCGGCGTACTTCGACCGCTACGACGCGTCCCTCCCCGACTCCGTCGACCTCCCCCACCCGCGGACGCTCGCGCCGTTCGAGACGCCGACGTTCGACGAACAGGACCTGCTCGTCCACCTCGCCTCCGACCGTTCGGACGCCATACTGGCGGCCGAGGAGGCGCTGACGGGGGAGCGCGACTCGGCCAACGAGACCCAGTTCCGGGCGGCGCTCACCGACGCCGTGACCGTCGACTCCCGACGGACCGGGTTCATGGAGGCCGGCAAGCCCCACGAGGAGGGGGACGACCTCTCCGGGGTCCCGCAGCCGAACCCGATTCCCGAGGAATCGCCGCTGTTCATGGGGTTCATCGCCGGCCTCCGGGCGAACCAGGCGTCCGAGTCGTACGTCGCCATCCCGGACGGGCCGTTCGCCGGCGGCACCACGAAGGTCGTCTCGAACTGGCGCCAGCGCCTGAACGACTGGTACGGCGAGCAGGACTTCGACCAGCGGGTGATGGAGATGTTCTCGCCCGCCCACAGCACGCAGGGACTCGTCGAGGGCGTCGGCGAGGACCTCGGCGACGACAGCGGCATCGACGAGTTCCTCGACGACGTGGTCGCCGACGCGAAGGAGCACGGCCGCGTCGGCCACGCGCAGAAGGCCGCGCGGGCGAACCGGGACGAGGAGGGGAACGTGAAGCTGCTCCGCCGGCACGTCGAGTCGACCGACGACGACGAGGCGAGCCTCCACTTCCCGGCGCTCCAGCGCGGCATCTCCGACTTCGAGGCGGTGCGGGAGGCGATGAACGGGGTCGACGCGACCGAGGCGACGCCCGCGGTCCGCCAGCGGGTGAACAACGGCATCCTCGAGTACATCTTCGTCAGGCGGCGGGGCTACTTCCTCGTCCCGCCGCGCGAACTGCGGGCGTTGCCACGGCCCGACGGGAGCGCGTGA
- a CDS encoding ABC transporter permease subunit — MFELARYEGRHRIRGALALTVGLSALVALYVAMFPSVSSSVDLDEYMRAFPPALREAFGIATLSTIEGFLAAELYAFGWVLLLGLYFAYAAAGLVADDVERGRMDLLLSLPVTRSRLVTEKFLSLLVPMAVLNVAVPVVVYVATALIDDPIAVADLLAVHALSVPYLLATASVGLLASVAFDRVSIAQRAALAALFGLFLVNSVASGTDYAWLGALAPMRYYDPTAVLVEGTYDLGGAALLLVAALVLVGASELWFARRDIN; from the coding sequence ATGTTTGAACTCGCGCGGTACGAGGGTCGCCACCGGATCAGGGGGGCGCTCGCGCTCACGGTCGGGCTGAGCGCACTCGTCGCGCTGTACGTCGCCATGTTCCCCTCGGTGTCGTCGTCGGTGGACCTCGACGAGTACATGCGGGCGTTCCCGCCCGCGCTCCGGGAGGCGTTCGGCATCGCCACCCTGAGCACCATCGAGGGGTTCCTCGCGGCCGAACTGTACGCGTTCGGCTGGGTGCTCCTGCTCGGGCTCTACTTCGCGTACGCCGCCGCGGGGCTCGTCGCGGACGACGTCGAGCGCGGTCGGATGGACCTGCTCCTCTCGCTGCCGGTGACCCGGTCGCGACTCGTCACGGAGAAGTTCCTCTCCCTGCTCGTGCCGATGGCGGTGCTCAACGTCGCCGTCCCGGTCGTCGTCTACGTCGCGACCGCGCTCATCGACGACCCGATCGCCGTCGCCGACCTCCTCGCCGTCCACGCCCTGTCGGTTCCGTACCTCCTGGCGACCGCGAGCGTTGGCCTCCTCGCGTCGGTCGCGTTCGACCGGGTCAGTATCGCCCAGCGCGCCGCACTCGCCGCGCTGTTCGGCCTCTTCCTCGTGAACTCGGTCGCCAGCGGCACCGACTACGCCTGGCTCGGCGCGCTCGCCCCGATGCGGTACTACGACCCGACGGCCGTACTGGTGGAGGGAACGTACGACCTCGGCGGGGCAGCGCTGCTGCTCGTCGCCGCGCTCGTCCTGGTGGGCGCCAGCGAACTCTGGTTCGCGCGGCGGGACATCAACTGA
- a CDS encoding ABC transporter ATP-binding protein, translating to MAAIEVADLTKEYGDVRGVDSLSFAVEEGEIFGFLGPNGAGKTTTIRTLLGFQSPTAGTATVLGADARDEAALVEAKRRIGYLPASPAFDGTATGREILDLHASIKGDERSAELLDLFDPPVDRPVREYSTGNEQKLGIVQAFMHDPDLVVLDEPTSGLDPLMQRRFEEFVRAERDRGVTVFFSSHVLGEVRRVCDRVGVLRDGRLVTTERVADLLGRSGKVVRVRAAEALTAANFDFAGAHDVDVHGSDGDAVAEASLTYTGDVNALLERLARFDLVDLAVEEAPLEDVFMRFYGEGVDGSGTGTDGESARPAAASTGGGGSDV from the coding sequence ATGGCAGCCATCGAGGTGGCGGATCTGACGAAGGAGTACGGCGACGTCCGGGGGGTGGATTCGCTCTCGTTCGCCGTCGAGGAGGGGGAGATATTCGGCTTCCTGGGGCCGAACGGCGCGGGGAAGACGACGACCATCCGGACACTGCTGGGCTTCCAGTCGCCGACGGCGGGCACGGCGACGGTACTGGGCGCCGACGCGCGCGACGAGGCCGCCCTCGTCGAGGCGAAGCGGCGGATCGGCTACCTGCCGGCGAGTCCGGCGTTCGACGGGACGGCCACCGGCCGGGAGATCCTCGACCTCCACGCGTCCATCAAGGGCGACGAACGGAGCGCGGAACTGCTCGACCTGTTCGACCCGCCGGTCGACCGGCCCGTCCGGGAGTACTCGACCGGGAACGAGCAGAAACTCGGCATCGTGCAGGCGTTCATGCACGACCCCGACCTGGTCGTGCTCGACGAGCCCACGTCCGGGCTCGACCCGCTGATGCAGCGCCGCTTCGAGGAGTTCGTCCGCGCCGAGCGCGATCGCGGGGTGACGGTGTTCTTCTCCAGCCACGTCCTCGGCGAGGTGCGGCGGGTCTGCGACCGGGTCGGCGTCCTCCGCGACGGCCGACTCGTCACGACCGAGCGCGTCGCGGACCTGCTCGGGCGGAGCGGGAAGGTGGTTCGCGTGCGGGCCGCGGAGGCGCTCACCGCCGCGAACTTCGACTTCGCGGGCGCACACGACGTCGACGTCCACGGGAGCGACGGCGACGCGGTCGCCGAGGCGTCGCTCACCTACACCGGCGACGTGAACGCCCTGCTCGAGCGACTCGCCCGGTTCGACCTCGTCGACCTGGCCGTCGAGGAGGCCCCGCTGGAGGACGTGTTCATGCGGTTCTACGGCGAGGGCGTCGACGGGAGCGGGACCGGAACCGACGGCGAGAGCGCCCGTCCGGCAGCCGCGTCGACCGGCGGGGGTGGGTCCGATGTTTGA
- a CDS encoding TetR/AcrR family transcriptional regulator has product MRGFSDEERERIREELVETGRELLVTYGPEKTNVADVTEPVGIAKSTFYRFFDSKTDLYLEVFTRESEDFQERVEAKLAGVNDPQEGLERLFRCYAEFAEGNLLVQRMITSDNYRELFGDVSPERMAEYQAEGMAAYAPFVERFQAKGSGPLEGMEPRTVLGVMGTIGLLVLHEEEYEQYGEGYYEEVRDALVTTLARGLTAGE; this is encoded by the coding sequence ATGCGCGGGTTCAGCGACGAGGAGCGGGAACGAATCAGGGAGGAACTCGTCGAGACGGGGCGGGAGCTGCTGGTAACCTACGGCCCGGAGAAGACGAACGTCGCGGACGTGACCGAGCCGGTCGGCATCGCTAAGAGCACCTTCTACCGTTTCTTCGACTCCAAGACGGACCTGTACCTCGAGGTCTTCACGCGGGAGAGCGAGGACTTCCAAGAGCGAGTCGAGGCCAAACTGGCGGGCGTGAATGACCCGCAGGAGGGGCTCGAACGGCTGTTCCGGTGTTACGCCGAGTTCGCCGAGGGGAACCTGCTCGTCCAGCGGATGATCACGAGCGACAACTACCGGGAGCTGTTCGGCGACGTGTCGCCCGAACGGATGGCGGAGTACCAGGCGGAAGGGATGGCCGCCTACGCGCCGTTCGTCGAGCGCTTCCAGGCGAAGGGGAGCGGCCCGCTTGAGGGGATGGAGCCGCGGACCGTGCTCGGGGTGATGGGGACCATCGGACTGCTCGTCCTCCACGAGGAGGAGTACGAGCAGTACGGCGAGGGGTACTACGAGGAGGTCCGCGACGCGCTCGTCACGACGCTCGCGCGCGGGCTGACGGCCGGGGAGTAG
- a CDS encoding rhodanese-like domain-containing protein, with protein MTGRGTTGRRAFLSAAGVTGAALLAGCLGGSGGGNGTTEGNDGYPPTPDEQPEERSIDTSGFARKTVNGTEVPLAPIDVTHYWHLRREARFVDARGSTQYGKSHVLGAVLSTAPDGVNDDPTASWPKEDRVVCYCGCPHHLSSLRAANLIDNGYENVFVIDEGFWEWYERGYPMSGSKISNRPASYEIRGEVGAEYAGETAWAWHDSSGQREAGPIGDDGSYLLELTFSGITRSSPIRIETPTYELEAPLSDLLSGVVTAPDA; from the coding sequence ATGACTGGACGGGGAACCACGGGTCGGCGCGCCTTCCTCAGCGCGGCCGGCGTGACCGGCGCGGCGCTGCTCGCCGGCTGTCTCGGCGGGTCGGGCGGCGGAAACGGAACGACGGAGGGGAACGACGGCTACCCGCCGACGCCCGACGAACAGCCCGAGGAGCGATCGATCGACACTAGCGGCTTCGCCCGGAAGACGGTCAACGGCACCGAAGTTCCGCTCGCCCCCATCGACGTCACGCACTACTGGCATCTCCGCCGCGAGGCCCGGTTCGTCGACGCCCGGGGGTCGACGCAGTACGGCAAGTCGCACGTCCTCGGGGCGGTCCTCAGCACCGCGCCGGACGGCGTGAACGACGACCCGACGGCCTCCTGGCCGAAGGAGGACCGCGTCGTCTGCTACTGCGGGTGTCCCCACCACCTCTCCTCGCTCCGAGCGGCGAACCTCATCGACAACGGCTACGAGAACGTCTTCGTCATCGACGAGGGGTTCTGGGAGTGGTACGAGCGCGGCTACCCGATGTCGGGAAGCAAGATCTCGAACCGCCCGGCCTCCTACGAGATTCGGGGGGAGGTCGGCGCCGAGTACGCCGGAGAGACGGCATGGGCGTGGCACGACTCGTCGGGCCAGCGCGAGGCTGGGCCGATCGGCGACGACGGGAGTTACCTGCTGGAACTGACGTTCTCGGGGATCACGCGGTCCTCGCCGATCCGCATCGAGACGCCCACCTACGAACTCGAGGCGCCCCTCTCCGACCTCCTCTCGGGGGTCGTGACGGCGCCGGACGCGTAG
- a CDS encoding DUF7350 domain-containing protein — protein sequence MDRRSFLRAASATGLAGTAATAGCLGFELSQGGVPPVLEERPDAVYYPTHVEAMEMAGMGSGGDYAVAVMYSLPHRFWNVNGESVERTDIRQDDAVHLMAAVWDPGSGKVLPDTGLSVEILQGGDLVSQEVIYPMLSQPMGFHYGANFPLPEDGTYTVRADVGAVGTRKTGDFREKFAEPAQIDVEFEYSESTVNDIEVRNLDNAGEPGAVEPMSMDMVPNSMAPETGDLPGRLLGEATSNDAVLVATVLDSPPSGVDGDGSYLAVSARTPYNRMLLPAMALDATLTRGGESVYDDALTATLDPDLSYHYGAVVDGVESGDELELTPTVQPQTARHEGYETAFGALLGGMPPATISVEG from the coding sequence ATGGACAGACGTTCCTTCCTCCGGGCCGCCTCCGCGACGGGGCTCGCCGGCACCGCCGCGACCGCCGGCTGTCTCGGCTTCGAACTCTCCCAGGGCGGCGTCCCGCCGGTGCTCGAGGAGCGCCCCGACGCGGTGTACTACCCGACCCACGTCGAGGCGATGGAGATGGCCGGGATGGGGAGCGGCGGCGACTACGCGGTCGCGGTGATGTACTCGCTCCCGCACCGCTTCTGGAACGTCAACGGCGAGTCCGTCGAGCGGACCGACATCCGGCAGGACGACGCGGTCCACCTGATGGCCGCCGTCTGGGACCCCGGCTCCGGGAAGGTGCTCCCCGACACGGGGCTCTCGGTCGAGATCCTCCAGGGAGGGGACCTCGTGTCCCAGGAGGTCATCTACCCGATGCTCTCCCAGCCGATGGGGTTCCACTACGGCGCCAACTTCCCCCTCCCGGAGGACGGCACCTACACCGTCCGCGCCGACGTCGGCGCGGTGGGGACCCGCAAGACCGGCGACTTCCGGGAGAAGTTCGCGGAGCCGGCACAGATCGACGTGGAGTTCGAGTACAGCGAGTCGACCGTGAACGACATCGAGGTGCGGAACCTCGACAACGCGGGCGAACCGGGCGCCGTCGAGCCGATGTCGATGGACATGGTCCCGAACTCGATGGCGCCGGAGACGGGGGACCTCCCCGGACGGCTGCTCGGCGAGGCGACCAGCAACGACGCGGTGCTCGTCGCGACGGTCCTCGACTCGCCGCCGTCGGGCGTCGACGGGGACGGCTCGTACCTCGCGGTCTCGGCGCGGACGCCGTACAATCGGATGCTCCTCCCCGCGATGGCGCTCGACGCGACGCTCACCCGCGGCGGCGAGTCGGTCTACGACGACGCGCTGACGGCGACGCTCGACCCCGACCTCTCGTACCACTACGGCGCCGTCGTCGACGGGGTCGAGTCGGGCGACGAACTCGAACTGACGCCCACCGTCCAGCCACAGACCGCCCGGCACGAGGGGTACGAGACGGCGTTCGGCGCGCTGCTGGGCGGGATGCCGCCGGCGACGATTTCGGTCGAGGGGTGA
- a CDS encoding trypsin-like serine protease: protein MDGLYRLDTERTRRVFLRTLAASGAGIAALRNATARAFGEKPDGKPLVWRYDRFGNPETVRYLSKERYRRIQVYNRLPPSTIYERTDGVNGIRLVQQSDDPTDLALKVLVDNNVRRVRRKVPNRVRKIPVTLEERTVDRTLARVCERRILDFYDPLPATPEVGAVDGDGNKHGEGTLGIVCYNDDADDPYECYITAAHVAEQGGEYADYLRHGGTDSDGNPRSEDVGSYEDHSPLGDSGLDVIKYRHRPDAVEPGVRENAGDDLGELSGAWTHSGLTDRTSGSKTLPVKFAGRSTCYATTECYATSRTASVEYQADYSPNEVTNGDSGGPFLDDDDYLVGTFSTFCEPCEECAGPTGKELLDRLNARLSAPEGTES, encoded by the coding sequence ATGGACGGTCTCTACCGGCTCGACACCGAGAGAACGCGCCGCGTGTTCCTCCGCACGCTCGCCGCGTCCGGCGCTGGAATCGCTGCGCTTCGGAACGCCACCGCGCGAGCGTTCGGCGAGAAGCCGGACGGGAAGCCGCTCGTCTGGCGATACGATCGGTTCGGCAACCCAGAAACCGTCCGGTACCTCTCGAAGGAGCGGTATCGCCGTATTCAGGTGTACAACCGGCTTCCCCCGAGCACCATCTACGAGCGGACCGACGGGGTCAACGGCATCAGACTCGTTCAGCAGTCCGACGATCCGACCGATCTGGCCCTCAAAGTGCTCGTCGATAACAACGTTCGGAGGGTCCGCCGCAAGGTACCCAACCGGGTACGGAAGATCCCCGTCACTCTGGAGGAACGGACGGTCGATCGGACGCTCGCTCGCGTCTGCGAACGTCGGATCCTCGACTTCTACGATCCACTACCCGCCACCCCCGAGGTCGGCGCCGTCGACGGTGACGGGAACAAACACGGCGAAGGAACGCTCGGGATCGTGTGCTACAACGACGACGCTGACGATCCCTACGAGTGCTATATCACTGCCGCACACGTCGCGGAGCAGGGTGGCGAGTACGCCGATTATCTCCGCCACGGGGGGACGGACTCCGACGGGAATCCACGTTCCGAGGACGTCGGAAGCTACGAGGACCACAGTCCCCTCGGCGACTCTGGTCTGGACGTGATCAAGTACAGGCATCGGCCCGACGCCGTAGAACCGGGCGTCCGCGAGAACGCCGGTGACGATCTCGGGGAGTTGTCAGGTGCGTGGACGCACTCCGGACTGACCGATCGGACGTCCGGTAGCAAGACGCTCCCCGTGAAGTTCGCCGGCCGTTCGACGTGCTACGCTACCACGGAGTGTTACGCTACGTCGAGGACCGCGAGCGTCGAGTACCAGGCGGACTACTCGCCGAACGAGGTCACTAACGGCGACTCCGGCGGCCCGTTCCTCGACGACGACGACTACCTCGTCGGCACGTTTTCGACGTTCTGCGAACCCTGCGAGGAGTGTGCGGGCCCGACCGGAAAAGAACTGCTCGACCGTCTAAACGCCCGGCTGAGCGCCCCCGAAGGGACGGAGTCGTGA
- a CDS encoding MFS transporter, with translation MSSRSDGEGRLPTAIPWESPTVRVALLSTLLAPLGVPLVSPALPTIRDALALTDAQASLLVSAYFLTGIVLSPFIGLLADRVGRRRVLVPSLFVFSVAGAAIALRPGYAVILGIRVVQGTAAAALFITTVTLIADTVEGVQRNTVLGVNTAVLSAGAAIYPLVGGALATVSWNALFAVYLVGLPVAVFAHRVLPEPPVERETRTLAYLRRSVSALSLREASVYYGAAFLVELLLFGAVLTTVPFLLAGTYRLSPVLIGGVVTLAEVASVVTSGLNGRFAKRISNHAIVAAGFAAVTVGLLGTWWAPTLAAVVAATTLLGAGWGTVLPSIDAGVSGLVPTRFRAGAFSIRNSTTFLGRALGPVLFTTLAVGTGYRPLLLAAAVVSLAFVLVVLLLSR, from the coding sequence ATGTCGAGTCGGAGCGACGGGGAGGGTCGGCTGCCGACGGCGATCCCGTGGGAGTCGCCGACCGTCCGCGTGGCCCTCCTGAGCACGTTACTGGCCCCGCTGGGCGTACCGCTCGTCAGCCCCGCGCTGCCGACCATCAGGGACGCCCTCGCGCTCACCGACGCGCAGGCGAGCCTGCTCGTCTCGGCGTACTTCCTCACGGGCATCGTCCTCTCGCCGTTCATCGGCCTGCTCGCCGACCGGGTGGGTCGACGGCGCGTGCTCGTCCCGTCGCTGTTCGTCTTCAGCGTCGCCGGCGCGGCCATCGCGCTCCGGCCGGGCTACGCGGTCATCCTCGGGATCCGGGTCGTCCAGGGGACGGCCGCCGCCGCGCTGTTCATCACGACCGTCACGCTCATCGCGGACACCGTCGAGGGCGTCCAGCGGAACACCGTCCTCGGGGTGAACACCGCGGTCCTGTCGGCCGGCGCGGCGATCTACCCGCTCGTCGGCGGGGCGCTCGCGACGGTGTCCTGGAACGCCCTCTTCGCCGTCTACCTCGTCGGCCTCCCGGTCGCCGTCTTCGCCCACCGGGTCCTGCCCGAACCCCCGGTCGAGCGGGAGACGCGCACCCTCGCGTACCTCCGGCGATCCGTCTCGGCGCTGTCGCTGCGTGAGGCCTCCGTCTACTACGGCGCGGCGTTCCTCGTCGAACTCCTGCTGTTCGGGGCGGTGTTGACGACGGTGCCGTTCCTCCTCGCGGGCACCTACCGGCTCTCGCCGGTGCTCATCGGCGGGGTGGTGACGCTGGCGGAGGTGGCCTCGGTCGTCACGTCCGGGCTGAACGGCCGGTTCGCCAAGCGGATCTCGAATCACGCCATCGTCGCGGCCGGGTTCGCGGCCGTCACCGTGGGCCTCCTCGGAACGTGGTGGGCGCCGACCCTGGCCGCGGTGGTCGCCGCCACGACCCTCCTCGGCGCGGGGTGGGGGACGGTGTTGCCGTCCATCGACGCCGGCGTCAGCGGCCTCGTCCCGACGCGGTTCCGCGCCGGCGCGTTCAGCATCCGGAACAGCACGACGTTCCTCGGCCGGGCGCTCGGACCGGTGCTGTTCACCACGCTCGCCGTCGGAACCGGCTACCGCCCGCTGCTGCTCGCGGCCGCCGTCGTCTCGCTGGCGTTCGTCCTCGTCGTGCTCCTGCTGTCGCGGTGA
- a CDS encoding DUF7342 family protein, whose product MTEDRTGSTPSQSRAGDARSQWRETRTTFQRVYDVVTGTTDYETASGVADLADCSTDGARDALSQLVEMGIAEKREGRPAEYRRNESYFRWRRVEELARDNTAAELRDEVDALLQEDREFQERFGVTDPAAVPPSSFETSDHGEIHERWEALSRWRSVRRDVEVLQRAAHRADGYEHDDANDAASA is encoded by the coding sequence ATGACCGAGGATCGGACCGGGTCGACGCCGTCCCAGTCCCGCGCCGGCGATGCACGGAGCCAGTGGCGCGAGACGCGAACGACGTTCCAGCGGGTGTACGACGTCGTCACCGGAACCACCGACTACGAGACCGCGAGCGGCGTCGCCGACCTGGCCGACTGTTCGACCGACGGCGCACGGGACGCGCTCTCACAGCTCGTCGAGATGGGAATCGCCGAGAAACGCGAGGGACGGCCGGCCGAGTACCGCCGGAACGAGTCCTACTTCCGCTGGCGGCGGGTCGAGGAGCTCGCGCGGGACAACACCGCGGCGGAACTCAGGGACGAGGTCGATGCACTCCTGCAGGAGGACCGGGAGTTCCAGGAGCGGTTCGGCGTCACCGACCCGGCAGCGGTCCCGCCGTCGTCGTTCGAGACGAGCGATCACGGCGAGATCCACGAACGGTGGGAGGCGCTCTCGCGATGGCGGAGCGTCCGCCGGGACGTCGAGGTCCTCCAGCGGGCGGCCCACCGCGCCGACGGGTACGAACACGACGACGCCAACGACGCGGCGTCGGCCTGA